In a genomic window of Corallococcus silvisoli:
- a CDS encoding glycoside hydrolase family 15 protein yields MNPNVDLKGGVAIEDHGIIGDLRTVALVGNEGTIDWLCYPHFDSPSIFAALLDPEKGGYWRVSPEPDGVMKRQFYWPDTNVLVTRFYTPDGVGELIDLMPLGRGAKAEGREVLRRIRVVRGEMAFRMECFPAFNYARDEHETHLVQGGAAFVSKGLSMQLVTPVPLKKEGRGVVAHFRLKESQSAVFTLREGGVEGCHHHLHTHDSAEKLFRDTVDYWRHWLSKCKYTGRWREMVQRSALALKLMTFEPSGAIVAAPTCSLPESPGGTRNWDYRYCWLRDAAFTVYAFIRIGFNEEAAAFMRWVEKRCAENGDGPLPLMFSLDGTPVPQEEELLHLSGYGGARPVRVGNAAAAQLQLDIYGELMDSVYLSNKYAAPISYDFWKHLRRLVDWVCELWRTEDEGIWEIRGSRRHFVYSKLMCWVAVDRAIRLADKRSLPADRDKWLKTRDAIFEEIMEKGWSAKKGAFIQAYGYDALDAANLLMPLVFFLSPVDPRMLSTLDMLRKTPRDGGLTSDGLVFRYEADKKLDGIEGSEGTFNLCSFWLVEAMTRASPVRPDLLDEARLIFERMQGYANHLGLYAEQTGMSGEAMGNFPQALTHLSLISAAYNLDRTLGRHD; encoded by the coding sequence GTGAATCCCAACGTGGACCTGAAGGGCGGCGTGGCCATTGAAGACCACGGCATCATTGGCGACCTGCGCACGGTGGCGCTGGTGGGCAACGAAGGCACCATCGACTGGCTGTGCTACCCGCACTTCGACAGCCCCAGCATCTTCGCGGCGCTGTTGGACCCGGAGAAGGGCGGGTACTGGCGCGTCTCCCCGGAGCCGGATGGGGTGATGAAGCGGCAGTTCTACTGGCCGGACACCAACGTGCTGGTGACGCGCTTCTACACGCCGGACGGCGTGGGGGAGCTCATCGACCTGATGCCCCTGGGCCGGGGGGCGAAGGCGGAGGGGCGGGAGGTGCTCCGGCGCATCCGCGTGGTGCGCGGGGAGATGGCCTTCCGCATGGAGTGCTTCCCGGCGTTCAACTACGCGCGGGACGAGCACGAGACGCACCTGGTGCAGGGGGGCGCGGCCTTCGTGTCGAAGGGGCTGAGCATGCAGCTGGTCACGCCCGTGCCGCTGAAGAAGGAGGGCCGTGGCGTCGTCGCGCACTTCCGGCTGAAGGAGAGCCAGTCCGCGGTCTTCACCCTGCGCGAGGGCGGCGTCGAGGGCTGCCACCACCACCTGCACACGCACGACTCCGCGGAGAAGCTCTTCCGCGACACGGTGGACTACTGGCGCCACTGGCTGTCGAAGTGCAAGTACACGGGGCGGTGGCGGGAGATGGTGCAGCGCTCGGCGCTGGCCCTGAAGCTGATGACGTTCGAGCCGTCGGGGGCCATTGTCGCGGCGCCCACGTGCAGCCTGCCGGAGTCACCGGGGGGGACGCGCAACTGGGACTACCGCTACTGCTGGCTGCGGGACGCGGCCTTCACCGTCTACGCGTTCATCCGCATCGGCTTCAACGAGGAGGCCGCCGCGTTCATGCGCTGGGTGGAGAAGCGCTGCGCGGAGAACGGGGACGGGCCGCTGCCCCTGATGTTCAGCCTGGATGGCACCCCGGTGCCCCAGGAGGAGGAGCTGCTGCACCTGAGCGGCTACGGCGGCGCGCGGCCGGTGCGCGTGGGCAACGCGGCGGCGGCGCAGCTCCAGTTGGACATCTACGGCGAGCTGATGGATTCGGTGTACCTGTCCAACAAGTACGCGGCGCCCATCTCCTATGACTTCTGGAAGCACCTGCGGCGGCTGGTGGACTGGGTGTGCGAGCTCTGGCGGACGGAGGACGAGGGCATCTGGGAGATTCGCGGTTCGCGCCGCCACTTCGTCTATTCGAAGCTGATGTGCTGGGTGGCGGTGGACCGGGCCATCCGGCTCGCGGACAAGCGCAGCCTGCCTGCGGACCGCGACAAGTGGCTGAAGACGCGCGACGCCATCTTCGAGGAGATCATGGAGAAGGGCTGGAGCGCCAAGAAGGGCGCCTTCATCCAGGCCTACGGGTACGACGCGCTGGACGCGGCCAACCTCCTGATGCCGCTGGTGTTCTTCCTGTCGCCGGTGGATCCGCGGATGCTCTCCACGCTGGACATGCTGCGCAAGACGCCCCGGGACGGGGGCCTGACGTCGGACGGCCTGGTGTTCCGCTACGAGGCGGACAAGAAGCTGGATGGGATCGAGGGCAGCGAAGGCACCTTCAACCTGTGCAGCTTCTGGCTGGTGGAGGCGATGACGCGCGCGAGCCCCGTGCGGCCGGACCTGCTGGACGAGGCGCGGCTCATCTTCGAACGGATGCAGGGCTACGCGAACCACCTGGGGCTGTACGCGGAGCAGACGGGCATGTCCGGCGAGGCGATGGGCAACTTCCCGCAGGCGCTCACGCACCTGTCGCTCATCAGCGCCGCGTACAACCTGGACCGGACGTTGGGCCGCCACGATTGA
- a CDS encoding YkgJ family cysteine cluster protein, whose amino-acid sequence MSSLSTLCLHCGMCCDGTLFTQVPLQAGEAEVLRQRGLPLAVREDGAPVLAQRCAALDGLCCTVYEARPEACRRYRCQLFNALAEGEVSLEEAKGVVDTAHAKVAAVGRTLASPGSGPGSVMRQARTGAAELSLSGEAREALAHAEVYLDRHFRGRFRRSG is encoded by the coding sequence ATGTCCTCCTTGTCCACCCTCTGCCTCCACTGCGGCATGTGCTGTGACGGCACGCTCTTCACGCAGGTCCCGCTCCAGGCGGGGGAGGCGGAGGTGCTGCGCCAGCGCGGTCTGCCGCTGGCGGTGCGGGAGGACGGCGCCCCGGTGTTGGCCCAGCGCTGCGCCGCGTTGGACGGCTTGTGCTGCACGGTCTACGAGGCGCGTCCGGAGGCGTGCCGCCGCTACCGCTGCCAGCTGTTCAACGCGCTCGCGGAGGGAGAGGTGTCCCTGGAGGAGGCGAAGGGCGTGGTGGACACGGCTCACGCGAAGGTGGCGGCGGTGGGCCGCACGCTGGCTTCCCCTGGGAGCGGGCCGGGCAGCGTGATGCGGCAGGCGAGGACCGGCGCGGCGGAGCTGTCGCTGTCAGGGGAGGCCCGCGAGGCGCTGGCGCACGCGGAGGTGTACCTGGACCGCCACTTCCGGGGGCGGTTCCGGCGTTCGGGGTGA
- a CDS encoding glucose 1-dehydrogenase, translated as MKAVAVMFPSREVRVLEVPEPRLHSPTEVKVRTLEVGVCGTDQDLLKGHHGAAPRGEDHLVPGHECLGQVMEVGAHVQGLRPGDLVVPRVRRPCPHTRCPACRHGHPDFCVTGDYTERGIQGAHGFCSEHFVEDAAYLHRVDDTLRDVAVLTEPLTIAEKGLREVAHIQSRLPWKVTPGRALVLGAGPVAQLGAMALMRAGHDVTVYSRSPKPNEKAAAAEAVGAPYVSSKEVTVDALKQRLGGVDLIYEATGASKVAFDSLQVLEENGVLIFTGVPGREEPLELHGEQVLGRLVLGNRVMFGTVNAADSDFHEALEDLARFRARWPGKVEALITQRHPPAEFAKAVEAKDGIKHVISFQEHAR; from the coding sequence ATGAAGGCCGTGGCCGTCATGTTCCCCTCGCGCGAGGTGCGCGTGCTCGAGGTCCCCGAGCCGCGCCTGCATTCCCCCACCGAGGTCAAGGTGCGCACGCTGGAGGTGGGCGTGTGCGGCACCGACCAGGACCTCCTGAAGGGCCACCACGGCGCCGCGCCCCGGGGGGAGGACCACCTGGTGCCGGGCCACGAGTGCCTGGGCCAGGTGATGGAGGTGGGCGCGCACGTGCAGGGCCTGAGGCCGGGGGACCTGGTGGTGCCCCGGGTGCGGAGGCCCTGTCCGCACACGCGCTGTCCGGCGTGCCGCCACGGCCACCCGGACTTCTGCGTGACGGGGGACTACACGGAGCGCGGCATCCAGGGCGCGCACGGCTTCTGTTCGGAGCACTTCGTGGAGGACGCGGCCTACCTGCACCGGGTGGACGACACCCTGCGCGACGTGGCGGTGCTCACGGAGCCGCTCACCATCGCGGAGAAGGGGCTGCGCGAGGTGGCGCACATCCAGAGCCGGCTGCCATGGAAGGTGACGCCGGGCAGGGCGCTGGTGCTGGGCGCGGGGCCGGTGGCGCAGCTGGGCGCCATGGCGCTGATGCGCGCGGGGCACGACGTGACCGTGTACTCGCGAAGCCCCAAGCCCAACGAGAAGGCCGCCGCGGCGGAGGCCGTGGGCGCGCCGTACGTGTCGTCGAAGGAGGTGACGGTGGACGCGCTGAAGCAGCGGCTGGGCGGCGTGGACCTCATCTACGAGGCGACGGGGGCGTCGAAGGTGGCGTTCGACTCGCTCCAGGTGCTGGAGGAGAACGGCGTGCTCATCTTCACCGGGGTGCCCGGGCGCGAGGAGCCGCTGGAGCTGCACGGCGAACAGGTGCTGGGGCGGCTGGTCCTGGGCAACCGGGTGATGTTCGGCACGGTGAACGCGGCGGACAGCGACTTCCACGAGGCGCTGGAGGACCTGGCCCGCTTCCGCGCCCGCTGGCCCGGCAAGGTGGAGGCGCTCATCACCCAGCGCCATCCGCCAGCGGAGTTCGCGAAGGCGGTGGAGGCGAAGGACGGCATCAAACACGTCATCTCATTCCAGGAGCATGCCCGGTGA
- a CDS encoding ABC transporter ATP-binding protein: protein MLRRLIERMRGLRQAAPHLLRPANVNADRAKISIAQLGHHYANKVVALKDVNLNVRSGEFVCLLGPSGCGKSTLLYALAGHVAPTGGSVAIDGKPIHGPGPDRLLMFQEAALFPWLTVRGNITFALGARGVPRAERRARADTFIQRVRLDGFADTLPHQLSGGMKMRASLARALAVDPTVLLMDEPFGALDAQTRVHMQELLQSIWLRSGKTVVFVTHDVQEALMLGTRVVLMAPRPGRVVEDLEIQLPMPRSLEDPSLDAMARDIRHRLRAVEGPGLDAPPLEPLPRRTQTPSSLTRPSVVTGR from the coding sequence ATGCTTCGACGCCTCATCGAGCGGATGCGGGGCTTGCGCCAGGCGGCGCCCCACCTGCTGCGGCCCGCGAACGTGAACGCGGACCGGGCGAAGATCTCCATCGCCCAGCTGGGCCACCACTACGCCAACAAGGTCGTGGCGCTGAAGGACGTGAACCTCAACGTCCGCTCGGGGGAGTTCGTCTGCCTGCTCGGCCCGTCCGGGTGTGGCAAGTCCACCCTGCTCTACGCGCTGGCGGGCCACGTGGCGCCCACCGGCGGCAGCGTGGCCATTGACGGCAAGCCCATCCACGGCCCCGGGCCGGACCGGCTCCTGATGTTCCAGGAGGCCGCGCTGTTCCCCTGGCTCACCGTGCGCGGCAACATCACCTTCGCGCTGGGGGCCCGGGGCGTCCCTCGCGCCGAGCGCCGCGCGCGCGCGGACACCTTCATCCAGCGCGTGCGCCTGGACGGCTTCGCGGACACGCTGCCGCACCAGCTCTCCGGCGGCATGAAGATGCGCGCCAGCCTCGCGCGGGCGCTCGCGGTGGACCCCACCGTGCTGCTGATGGACGAGCCCTTCGGCGCGCTGGATGCCCAGACGCGCGTGCACATGCAGGAGCTGCTGCAGTCCATCTGGCTGCGCTCCGGCAAGACGGTGGTGTTCGTCACCCACGACGTGCAGGAGGCGCTGATGCTGGGCACCCGCGTGGTGCTGATGGCGCCCCGCCCCGGGCGCGTGGTGGAGGACCTGGAGATCCAACTGCCCATGCCTCGCTCGCTGGAGGACCCGTCCCTGGACGCGATGGCGCGCGACATCCGCCACCGCCTGCGCGCCGTGGAGGGCCCCGGGCTGGACGCCCCGCCCCTGGAGCCCCTGCCCCGCCGCACGCAGACGCCTTCCAGCCTGACGCGTCCCAGCGTCGTGACCGGCCGCTAG
- a CDS encoding ABC transporter substrate-binding protein: protein MSPSRPRLLLLVGLCVLLTGVASCKKDADSGANAPLRVAFFPNITHAQALVANSEGLFASQPGMGHVEVKQFNAGPAAMEALVAGSVDVAYVGPGPAINTYLKAGRELRIIAGAVNDGAVLVVKTAKSPADLKGKKLATPQLGNTQDIALRHWLKAQKLGIATDAGGDVQVIPISNPDILAQYIQGAIEGAWVPEPWGARMLAEGGGHILVDERDLWPDRRFPTTVVVTTKKVLETQRPRIAALLRTHVQLTERWRADPAAFATATNAAFGQLTRKPLPVPVLQDAFSRLEPSLDPVPSALATSARNAKDLGFIPSDDIAGLVDLSVLDEVRGKKPD, encoded by the coding sequence ATGTCTCCCTCGCGTCCGCGGCTCCTCCTCCTCGTTGGCCTCTGCGTCCTCCTGACCGGCGTCGCGTCCTGCAAGAAGGACGCGGACTCGGGCGCCAACGCCCCCTTGCGCGTGGCCTTCTTCCCCAACATCACGCACGCGCAGGCGTTGGTGGCGAACTCGGAGGGCCTGTTCGCCTCGCAGCCCGGCATGGGCCACGTGGAGGTGAAGCAGTTCAACGCGGGCCCCGCCGCCATGGAGGCGCTGGTGGCGGGCTCCGTGGACGTGGCCTACGTGGGGCCCGGCCCCGCCATCAACACGTACCTCAAGGCCGGCCGGGAGCTGCGCATCATCGCGGGCGCGGTGAATGACGGCGCGGTGCTGGTGGTGAAGACGGCGAAGAGCCCCGCGGACCTGAAGGGCAAGAAGCTGGCGACGCCGCAGCTGGGCAACACCCAGGACATCGCCCTGCGCCACTGGCTCAAGGCCCAGAAGCTGGGCATCGCCACGGACGCGGGGGGTGACGTGCAGGTGATTCCCATCAGCAACCCGGACATCCTGGCGCAGTACATCCAGGGCGCCATCGAGGGAGCGTGGGTCCCGGAGCCCTGGGGCGCGCGCATGCTCGCCGAAGGGGGCGGGCACATCCTGGTGGACGAGCGCGACCTGTGGCCGGACAGGCGCTTCCCCACCACGGTGGTGGTGACGACGAAGAAGGTGCTGGAGACGCAGCGCCCGCGCATCGCCGCGCTCCTGCGCACGCACGTGCAGCTGACCGAGCGCTGGCGCGCGGACCCGGCGGCCTTCGCCACCGCGACCAACGCCGCCTTCGGCCAGCTCACGCGCAAGCCCCTGCCGGTGCCCGTGCTCCAGGACGCATTCTCCCGCCTGGAGCCGAGCCTGGATCCGGTGCCCTCCGCGCTCGCCACGTCCGCGCGCAACGCGAAGGACCTGGGGTTCATCCCCAGCGACGACATCGCGGGGCTCGTGGACCTGAGCGTCCTGGACGAGGTGCGCGGCAAGAAGCCGGACTGA
- a CDS encoding NYN domain-containing protein has translation MAGRTDEQHRIALFIDFENLVTNTGISANQFDLQPALDQLLEQGKVVFRRAYCNWSRFEDAKQRLHDVGVELVDVPPSTRAGKNSADMRLVIDALELCYAREQIDTFVIASGDSDFCPLAYKLRENGRTVIGLAVREASSQMFVKACDQFIYMRPKHRGESSHKDKDHGGRGAKGDDAKGGKRGGKGHDKGHDSKASGKEAAESKGGKPKAEVPAIAREVVLSLLRRATGPLNPSLVKETIVRKEPDFDERDHGFSTFARLLEALEQEGLLRRIQQGRQGYIVGPDSDFGAPARDAKGGKGRAPKAPVAVEEEDEELESYPDPEDEGL, from the coding sequence TTGGCTGGACGTACCGACGAGCAGCACCGCATCGCCCTTTTCATCGACTTCGAGAACCTGGTCACCAACACCGGCATCAGCGCCAACCAGTTCGACCTGCAGCCCGCGCTGGACCAGCTGTTGGAGCAGGGCAAGGTGGTCTTCCGCCGCGCCTACTGCAACTGGTCGCGCTTCGAGGACGCGAAGCAGCGCCTGCACGACGTGGGCGTGGAGCTGGTGGACGTGCCCCCCTCCACCCGCGCGGGCAAGAACAGCGCGGACATGCGCCTGGTCATCGACGCGCTGGAGCTGTGCTACGCGCGCGAGCAGATCGACACCTTCGTCATCGCCTCCGGCGACAGCGACTTCTGCCCCCTCGCGTACAAGCTGCGTGAGAATGGCCGCACCGTCATTGGCCTCGCCGTGAGGGAGGCCAGCTCGCAGATGTTCGTGAAGGCGTGCGACCAGTTCATCTACATGCGGCCCAAGCACCGCGGTGAGTCCTCGCACAAGGACAAGGACCACGGCGGCCGGGGCGCCAAGGGTGACGACGCCAAGGGCGGCAAGCGGGGCGGCAAGGGCCACGACAAGGGCCATGATTCCAAGGCCTCCGGCAAGGAGGCCGCCGAGTCCAAGGGCGGCAAGCCCAAGGCGGAGGTGCCCGCCATCGCGCGCGAGGTGGTGCTGAGCCTGCTGCGCCGCGCGACCGGCCCGCTCAACCCGTCGCTCGTCAAGGAGACCATCGTCCGCAAGGAGCCCGACTTCGACGAGCGCGACCACGGCTTCTCCACCTTCGCGCGTCTGCTGGAGGCGCTGGAGCAGGAGGGCCTGCTCCGCCGCATCCAGCAGGGCCGCCAGGGCTACATCGTGGGCCCGGACTCGGACTTCGGCGCGCCGGCCCGCGACGCGAAGGGCGGCAAGGGACGGGCCCCCAAGGCGCCCGTCGCCGTGGAGGAGGAGGACGAGGAGCTGGAGTCCTATCCGGACCCCGAGGACGAGGGCCTCTAG
- a CDS encoding PilZ domain-containing protein, giving the protein MHTDTHDAPAGREALLGYRVGTELSAAASFGADFSPGRLVQLSLEHLTLHLESRTVPRKGQAASVVVGEGERWATALDAEVIGVNAARPEVSLRFVAPPLDAGRRIVGLLESLRDNGLLLTPETRPVWREQIDHPERVARICEALASRQARGVLRSQDGQAVAQVTAAFHEPLQDLFGWHLHGALPPGPFTLEAFGYSSVVHFQMDQARMEGGLLVMPSPTSLVRFRHRWLRRTQASASCTLDFDHPLWPQVHVRRGLLDVSYEGLSFLTEPGEDLMYPGLRLPVIEVGMDDHLPVRLRAEVRNISSTPNGRRCGVSVRPLDAEGARAWRALVEAQAHPSTKVDGDWNDSTWKLFERSGYFRLPGKEPEKFTSLRDQFDRTQNKLQEAPLLGYRVVRPADEGVEATLSVLKPYAGSWMAHQLARHQPPGSRSTAREALRDIYLRGYEPTQVDPEVKWFFAYCEANVRWVRYTKFDFATWYAHTGQTCLVPFRLMEGEVDSVWQAPANIALDAPTAEERAAFFARVAHTRPEAYREALDLVPERFDLRTMRTGWGEAGLSRERELVVARHQGRAVAFAVFESAQPGLNLFNVLDGVRLVPLADDASPEVQDAFVALLGRAAEWYRARDRKVFVHYVEATCVEYAERVSLADLGDGKLWVMSARLLPEFLEHLCESTTPRAA; this is encoded by the coding sequence ATGCACACGGACACTCACGACGCGCCGGCCGGCCGCGAAGCCCTCCTCGGATATCGGGTGGGGACGGAGTTGAGCGCGGCGGCTTCTTTTGGCGCGGACTTCTCCCCCGGGCGTCTGGTGCAGCTGTCCCTGGAGCATCTAACGCTCCACCTGGAGTCGCGCACGGTGCCTCGCAAGGGGCAGGCGGCGTCGGTGGTGGTGGGTGAAGGCGAGCGGTGGGCCACCGCGCTCGACGCGGAGGTGATTGGCGTCAACGCCGCGCGGCCGGAGGTCAGCCTGCGCTTCGTCGCGCCGCCCCTGGATGCCGGCCGCCGCATCGTGGGCCTGCTGGAGTCGCTGCGCGACAACGGCCTGCTCCTCACGCCGGAGACACGGCCCGTGTGGCGCGAGCAGATTGACCACCCGGAGCGCGTGGCGCGCATCTGCGAGGCGCTCGCCTCGCGCCAGGCCCGCGGCGTCCTGCGCTCCCAGGACGGCCAGGCCGTGGCGCAGGTCACCGCCGCCTTCCACGAACCGCTGCAGGACCTGTTCGGCTGGCACCTGCACGGCGCGCTTCCCCCGGGCCCCTTCACCCTGGAGGCCTTCGGCTATTCCAGCGTGGTGCACTTCCAGATGGACCAGGCGCGCATGGAGGGCGGCCTGCTGGTGATGCCTTCACCCACGTCGCTCGTGCGCTTCCGCCACCGCTGGCTGCGCCGCACGCAGGCCAGCGCGTCGTGCACGCTGGACTTCGACCATCCGCTCTGGCCCCAGGTGCACGTGCGCCGCGGCCTGCTGGATGTCTCCTACGAAGGCCTGTCCTTCCTCACGGAGCCTGGCGAGGACCTGATGTATCCGGGCCTGCGCCTGCCGGTCATCGAAGTGGGCATGGATGACCACCTGCCGGTGCGGCTGCGCGCGGAGGTGCGCAACATCTCCAGCACGCCCAACGGCCGCCGCTGCGGCGTGAGCGTCCGGCCCCTGGACGCGGAGGGCGCCCGCGCGTGGCGCGCGCTGGTGGAGGCCCAGGCCCACCCCTCCACGAAGGTGGACGGCGACTGGAACGACTCCACCTGGAAGCTCTTCGAACGGTCCGGCTACTTCCGCCTGCCGGGCAAGGAGCCGGAGAAGTTCACCAGCCTGCGCGACCAGTTCGACCGGACCCAGAACAAGCTCCAGGAGGCGCCGCTCCTGGGCTACCGCGTGGTGCGCCCCGCGGACGAAGGCGTGGAGGCCACGCTGTCCGTGCTCAAGCCCTACGCGGGCAGCTGGATGGCCCACCAGCTGGCGCGGCACCAGCCCCCGGGCAGCCGCTCCACCGCGCGCGAGGCCCTGCGCGACATCTACCTGCGCGGCTACGAGCCCACGCAGGTGGATCCGGAGGTGAAGTGGTTCTTCGCCTACTGCGAGGCGAACGTGCGCTGGGTGCGCTACACCAAGTTCGACTTCGCCACCTGGTACGCGCACACCGGCCAGACGTGCCTCGTGCCCTTCCGCCTGATGGAAGGGGAGGTGGACTCGGTCTGGCAGGCGCCCGCGAATATCGCCCTGGACGCGCCCACCGCCGAGGAGCGCGCGGCGTTCTTCGCGCGGGTGGCCCACACCCGCCCGGAGGCCTACCGGGAGGCGCTGGACCTGGTGCCCGAGCGCTTCGACCTGCGCACCATGCGCACCGGCTGGGGGGAGGCGGGCCTGTCCCGCGAGCGCGAGCTGGTGGTGGCCCGTCACCAGGGCCGCGCCGTGGCGTTCGCGGTGTTCGAGTCCGCGCAGCCGGGGCTCAACCTTTTCAACGTGCTGGATGGCGTGCGCCTGGTGCCGCTCGCGGACGACGCGAGCCCGGAGGTGCAGGACGCGTTCGTGGCGCTGCTGGGCCGCGCGGCGGAGTGGTACCGCGCCCGCGACCGCAAGGTGTTCGTCCACTACGTGGAGGCCACCTGCGTGGAGTACGCGGAGCGCGTGTCGCTGGCGGACCTGGGCGACGGCAAGCTGTGGGTGATGTCCGCGCGCCTGCTGCCGGAGTTCCTGGAGCACCTCTGCGAATCCACCACGCCGCGCGCCGCGTGA
- a CDS encoding App1 family protein, with protein sequence MPDLYPLLFRFAVKADAQYDVLSRRVRKGLGIAPPLRILPYRGYGTPERVVIKARVLEERKVKPSRQRHTLWSSAVASYKRYMTREIASAHVAVRWGDKRWEGVTDEEGFLELWVPPPAGVRSGWHMVELELLSPEAEGVPRVSAPVRVAGASAELGVISDIDDTVIATGVRDPLKRAWALFLTEHRVRLPFPGVDAFYAALQAGASGTADNPIFYVSSSPWNLYEHLDEFLGIHRIPIGPLLLRDWGLSRHGFAPGGGHGHKLDKIRGVLETLSHLPFVLIGDSGQEDAEHYRTIVREYPGRIRCVYIRNVPGSSQRGQEMEAIAREIRDAGSELVIVDDTVAAARHAARAGWIRWEEVPEVEAHRREDVARSALGERG encoded by the coding sequence ATGCCCGACCTGTACCCGCTGCTGTTCCGCTTCGCCGTGAAGGCGGACGCCCAATACGACGTGCTGAGCCGCCGCGTGCGCAAGGGGCTGGGCATCGCCCCGCCGCTGCGCATCCTGCCGTACCGGGGCTATGGCACCCCGGAGCGCGTGGTCATCAAGGCGCGCGTGCTGGAGGAGCGCAAGGTGAAGCCCTCGCGCCAGCGGCACACGCTGTGGAGCAGCGCCGTGGCCTCCTACAAGCGCTACATGACGCGGGAGATCGCCAGCGCGCACGTGGCGGTGCGCTGGGGGGACAAGCGCTGGGAGGGCGTCACGGACGAGGAGGGCTTCCTGGAGCTGTGGGTGCCGCCGCCCGCGGGGGTGCGCTCCGGCTGGCACATGGTGGAGCTGGAGCTGCTGTCGCCGGAGGCGGAAGGGGTGCCGCGCGTGTCGGCGCCGGTGCGGGTGGCGGGGGCCAGCGCGGAGCTGGGCGTCATCAGCGACATCGACGACACGGTCATCGCCACGGGGGTGAGGGATCCGCTCAAGCGCGCGTGGGCGCTGTTCCTCACGGAGCACCGCGTGCGGCTGCCCTTCCCGGGCGTGGACGCGTTCTACGCGGCGCTCCAGGCGGGCGCGAGCGGCACGGCGGACAACCCCATCTTCTACGTCTCCAGCAGCCCGTGGAACCTCTACGAGCACCTGGACGAGTTCCTGGGCATCCACCGCATCCCCATTGGTCCGCTGCTCCTGCGCGACTGGGGCCTGTCGCGCCACGGCTTCGCGCCGGGCGGGGGACACGGGCACAAGCTGGACAAAATCCGGGGCGTGCTGGAGACGCTGTCGCATCTGCCGTTTGTGCTGATTGGGGACAGCGGGCAGGAGGACGCGGAGCACTACCGCACCATCGTGCGGGAGTACCCGGGCCGCATTCGCTGCGTCTACATCCGCAACGTGCCGGGGAGCTCCCAGCGCGGCCAGGAGATGGAGGCCATCGCCCGGGAGATCCGCGACGCGGGCAGCGAGCTGGTCATCGTGGATGACACGGTGGCCGCCGCGCGGCACGCGGCCCGCGCCGGGTGGATCCGCTGGGAGGAGGTGCCGGAGGTGGAGGCCCACCGCCGCGAGGACGTCGCGCGGAGCGCGCTGGGCGAGCGGGGCTGA
- a CDS encoding ABC transporter permease — MLKWAQKLGVLALLFAAWEALSRSGVWNPHLFPGPVEVVKTLIAMARDGQLGGATLRSLGRLTRAYVISVAIGVPLGLLMARLAFFRNAVKPVVMGLQALPSICWLPLALLWFGLNDGAILFVVVMGSVLGIAIATEDAVNGLDPQLARVARTLGVRGFRFYFGVLLPGALPGIVTGLKLGWSFAWRALLAGELLFVSGGLGQLLTMGRELMDVSQVMAVMLAIILIGITVDRVLFQTVETRLRRRWGLTAV, encoded by the coding sequence ATGCTGAAATGGGCGCAGAAGCTGGGGGTGCTCGCGCTGCTGTTCGCGGCCTGGGAGGCGCTGTCGCGCTCCGGGGTGTGGAACCCGCACCTGTTCCCCGGGCCCGTGGAGGTGGTCAAGACGCTCATCGCCATGGCCCGCGACGGGCAGCTGGGCGGCGCCACGCTGCGCTCGCTGGGCCGGCTGACGCGCGCCTACGTCATCTCCGTGGCCATCGGCGTGCCGCTGGGGCTGCTCATGGCCCGGCTGGCCTTCTTCCGCAACGCGGTGAAGCCGGTGGTGATGGGCCTCCAGGCGCTGCCCTCCATCTGCTGGCTGCCCCTGGCGCTGCTGTGGTTCGGCCTCAACGACGGCGCCATCCTCTTCGTGGTGGTGATGGGCAGCGTGCTGGGCATCGCCATCGCCACCGAGGACGCGGTCAACGGCCTGGACCCGCAGCTGGCGCGCGTGGCCCGGACGCTGGGCGTGCGCGGCTTCCGCTTCTACTTCGGCGTGCTGCTGCCCGGCGCCCTGCCCGGCATCGTCACCGGCCTCAAGCTGGGGTGGAGCTTCGCGTGGCGGGCGCTGCTGGCGGGCGAGCTGCTCTTCGTCTCCGGCGGCCTGGGCCAGCTGCTCACCATGGGCCGCGAGCTGATGGACGTGTCCCAGGTGATGGCGGTGATGCTGGCCATCATCCTGATTGGCATCACCGTGGACCGCGTCCTCTTCCAGACGGTGGAGACGCGGCTGCGCCGGCGCTGGGGCCTGACGGCGGTGTGA